Proteins found in one Bremerella volcania genomic segment:
- a CDS encoding DUF1559 domain-containing protein, translating into MQVIGSPSRVSRKSPAGFTLVELLVVIAIIGVLIALLLPAVQQAREAARRMQCTNQMKQLGLAMHNYHDTFQKLPPGNSEIESLGKPRREWGWAPRILAFMEQTAIYDLIEFEKPSYDRPSGWNNTMMDDPSVVCNYKFIRMVHQQFLCPSNSQGGEAAVEDHFGTGWEISQCDYAASIGDYPNGTGVAGVGVTHTGAGNSEEFVRGVIGTLDYSAKFSDITDGLSHTYLLGECIGAWSHWQNWGSACFSSTAYPINHRNRDFLNGTLGPTVTDWRENIAFRSFHPGGANFLLCDGSVTFLSETIDGAAYRAGASKAGGEVPQLP; encoded by the coding sequence ATGCAGGTTATCGGTTCGCCCAGTCGCGTCTCACGAAAATCGCCAGCAGGCTTCACCTTAGTGGAGTTACTGGTCGTCATTGCCATCATTGGCGTGCTCATCGCGTTGCTGCTTCCCGCCGTGCAGCAAGCCCGCGAGGCCGCTCGGCGGATGCAATGCACCAACCAAATGAAGCAGCTTGGGCTGGCAATGCACAACTATCACGACACGTTCCAGAAGCTTCCCCCAGGTAACTCCGAGATCGAGTCACTCGGCAAGCCGCGACGAGAATGGGGTTGGGCTCCCCGAATTCTCGCTTTCATGGAACAAACGGCCATTTACGATCTCATCGAGTTCGAAAAGCCCTCGTACGATCGCCCCAGCGGATGGAACAATACGATGATGGACGACCCTTCGGTGGTTTGTAACTACAAGTTCATTCGCATGGTACACCAGCAGTTTCTTTGCCCTTCCAACTCCCAAGGGGGCGAAGCCGCCGTCGAAGATCACTTCGGCACCGGCTGGGAGATCTCGCAGTGCGACTATGCCGCGAGCATCGGCGATTACCCCAACGGCACCGGCGTCGCTGGCGTGGGAGTCACCCACACCGGGGCCGGGAACTCGGAAGAATTCGTTCGTGGCGTGATTGGCACACTAGACTACTCGGCGAAATTCTCGGATATCACCGACGGTCTGAGCCATACCTATCTCCTTGGGGAATGTATTGGTGCGTGGAGCCACTGGCAGAACTGGGGTTCGGCCTGTTTCTCGAGCACGGCCTATCCCATCAATCATCGCAATCGCGATTTTTTGAATGGCACTCTTGGGCCAACGGTCACCGACTGGAGAGAGAACATCGCATTCCGCAGCTTTCACCCAGGCGGAGCGAACTTCCTATTGTGCGACGGTTCGGTGACGTTCCTGTCCGAAACCATTGACGGCGCCGCCTACCGTGCCGGGGCGTCCAAAGCCGGGGGCGAAGTTCCCCAACTTCCTTAA
- a CDS encoding Gfo/Idh/MocA family protein — MSKVRWGVLSTAKIGTVKVIPGMQKGQYCEVTGIASRSLESAQAAADQLHIPKAYGSYEALLEDPEIDAVYIPLPNHLHVPWAIKAMQAGKHVLCEKPIGLNVEDARHLADIAYQHPNLKVMEAFMYRHHPQWQKAREIVREGGIGTPVTIQCFFSYYNNNPTDIRNNPDWGGGGIMDIGCYPISLSRFILEGEPEKVIASVTRDEEFKTDVVSSVMIDFGGLMSTFTCGTKIAPYQRVNIFGTEGRVEIQIPFNAPPDKPCIMWHQQGEQILEIELPVADQYTIQGDLMSQAILEDTDVPTPISDAVANMEVIEAVFRSERSGRWESVSHMVTK, encoded by the coding sequence ATGAGTAAAGTTCGTTGGGGTGTGCTGAGCACCGCAAAGATCGGCACGGTCAAGGTCATCCCTGGGATGCAGAAAGGGCAATATTGCGAAGTGACCGGCATCGCTTCGCGCTCGCTGGAAAGCGCCCAGGCAGCTGCGGACCAACTCCATATTCCCAAAGCGTACGGTTCATACGAAGCCTTGTTGGAAGACCCCGAGATCGACGCCGTCTACATTCCACTGCCCAACCACTTGCACGTGCCGTGGGCCATCAAGGCGATGCAAGCCGGCAAGCACGTGCTGTGCGAAAAGCCGATCGGCCTGAATGTGGAAGACGCCCGGCACTTGGCCGACATCGCTTACCAGCACCCGAACTTGAAGGTGATGGAAGCGTTCATGTATCGCCATCACCCGCAGTGGCAGAAGGCCCGCGAGATCGTCCGTGAAGGGGGCATCGGTACCCCGGTTACCATCCAGTGCTTCTTCTCGTATTACAACAACAACCCGACCGACATCCGCAACAATCCCGACTGGGGTGGCGGCGGCATCATGGACATTGGCTGCTATCCGATCTCGCTGTCGCGGTTCATCCTGGAAGGAGAGCCCGAAAAGGTGATCGCTTCGGTGACGCGCGACGAAGAGTTCAAAACCGACGTCGTCTCGTCGGTGATGATCGACTTCGGCGGCCTGATGAGCACGTTTACCTGCGGCACGAAAATCGCCCCGTACCAACGGGTCAACATCTTCGGCACCGAAGGACGCGTCGAGATCCAGATCCCTTTCAACGCCCCGCCTGACAAGCCGTGCATCATGTGGCATCAGCAAGGGGAACAGATTTTAGAGATCGAACTGCCGGTGGCCGATCAATACACGATCCAGGGAGACCTCATGTCGCAGGCCATCCTGGAAGACACCGACGTCCCCACGCCGATCTCCGACGCGGTGGCCAACATGGAAGTCATCGAAGCCGTCTTCCGTAGCGAACGCTCGGGTCGCTGGGAATCGGTTAGTCATATGGTGACGAAGTAA
- a CDS encoding FG-GAP repeat domain-containing protein: MRMLSTLLLLLLLPGLTFADELSFEPQELKTELGVGYAVRLLDMNGDDKLDICIVDQQRILWLENPSWTEHEILGPGQTNADNVAFAPADINGDGQLDFAVAAGWGGGKTQRGTIQWITSEGAKGDHWNVHPIRNEHSTHRIRFANVLGDEKPELIIGPLFGPGTTGPHFAESGVRLIALEIPKNPTSDQWPVHMIDNSLHVMHNFLPIDFTGNGKTDIISASYEGIYLHELQEDGTWQKSQLGSGDQESSPSRGASEVKVGRLANGDRYIATIEPWHGNQIVVYTKPEDQPLRSLWTRHVLDDQLKWGHAVWCANLDDDADEELVIGVRDDQTDSTRRGLRIFDPQDAKGSQFQRTVIDPGAVAIEDLAVGDLNGDGKADVVAVGRQTHNAKIYWNKTQ, translated from the coding sequence ATGCGAATGCTCTCCACGCTACTACTTCTCCTGCTGCTCCCCGGCCTGACGTTTGCCGACGAACTTTCGTTCGAGCCCCAAGAGCTGAAAACCGAACTGGGCGTCGGATACGCCGTTCGTCTGCTCGACATGAACGGAGACGACAAGCTCGACATCTGCATCGTCGATCAACAGCGCATCCTCTGGCTGGAAAATCCCAGCTGGACCGAGCACGAGATCCTCGGCCCCGGCCAGACCAACGCCGACAACGTGGCGTTCGCCCCCGCGGACATCAACGGTGACGGTCAGCTCGACTTCGCCGTGGCCGCCGGCTGGGGTGGCGGCAAAACGCAGCGAGGCACCATCCAGTGGATCACCTCCGAGGGTGCCAAGGGGGATCACTGGAACGTGCACCCCATCCGCAACGAGCACAGCACCCATCGGATTCGCTTTGCCAACGTCCTCGGCGATGAGAAACCAGAACTAATCATCGGCCCCCTGTTCGGCCCGGGCACCACCGGACCTCACTTCGCGGAAAGTGGCGTGCGGTTGATCGCGCTCGAGATTCCCAAGAACCCGACCAGCGACCAATGGCCAGTCCACATGATCGACAACTCGCTGCACGTGATGCACAACTTCCTGCCGATTGACTTTACCGGCAACGGCAAGACCGACATCATCTCGGCCAGCTACGAAGGCATCTACCTGCACGAGCTTCAGGAAGATGGCACCTGGCAGAAGTCGCAGTTGGGCAGCGGCGACCAAGAGTCCAGTCCCAGCCGTGGTGCCAGCGAAGTTAAGGTCGGCCGGCTGGCCAATGGCGACCGCTACATCGCCACCATCGAACCGTGGCACGGCAACCAGATTGTGGTCTACACCAAGCCGGAAGATCAGCCGCTGCGAAGTCTCTGGACGCGGCACGTCCTGGACGACCAGCTGAAGTGGGGACATGCCGTCTGGTGTGCGAACCTGGACGACGATGCGGACGAAGAACTGGTGATCGGCGTGCGAGACGACCAGACCGACAGCACGCGCCGCGGACTGCGAATTTTCGACCCGCAGGATGCCAAGGGATCCCAATTCCAGCGAACCGTGATTGACCCTGGGGCGGTCGCGATCGAAGATTTAGCCGTAGGGGACCTGAATGGGGATGGCAAGGCAGACGTCGTTGCGGTCGGCAGGCAAACGCACAACGCCAAGATCTACTGGAACAAAACTCAATAG
- a CDS encoding VOC family protein, translated as MKIEHFALQVADPIAVARWYVVHLGMTIQKGSKQPPFAHFLADDGGQMLIELYFNDQFDVPDQSQVPPAHFHLAFVSDDIEKDRTRLIEAGAKEEGPIDTQPNGDLVCFLRDPWGLTLQLVTRVEKLLA; from the coding sequence ATGAAAATCGAACACTTCGCCCTCCAGGTTGCCGACCCGATTGCCGTTGCTCGCTGGTATGTCGTGCACTTGGGGATGACCATCCAGAAGGGAAGCAAGCAGCCGCCGTTCGCCCACTTCCTGGCCGACGACGGGGGGCAGATGTTGATCGAATTGTACTTCAACGATCAGTTCGACGTGCCTGATCAGTCCCAGGTCCCGCCGGCTCACTTTCACCTGGCGTTTGTGAGCGACGACATCGAGAAAGACCGCACGCGACTGATCGAAGCCGGGGCGAAGGAAGAAGGCCCCATCGACACGCAGCCCAACGGCGACCTGGTTTGCTTTCTCCGCGACCCGTGGGGACTGACGCTGCAGTTGGTAACGCGGGTCGAGAAGCTGCTGGCCTAG
- a CDS encoding Gfo/Idh/MocA family protein yields MATNGDLNRKLRMALVGGGSGSFIGRVHATAAVLDNRAALVAGALSSNPERAKASAADYDIPEARAYTSYQEMLEKENALPESERIDFVSVATPNHMHFPVAKAALEAGFNVMCDKPMTLTLAEAEELYEVVQKSGAVFAVTHNYTGYPLIRQAREMILNGDLGEINAIRVQYIQGWLRTKLEDTDQKQAAWRSDPAKSGAAGAYGDIGTHAYNLGRYMTGLLPDKVSSHLTTFVEGRKLDDYGTTVIRYENGALCTLTASQISHGRENDLAIEIDGTKAAIQWRQENPNEMIFRQNGEPHKIYTRSPGAPFMTPMGDAACRIPAGHPEGFFEAFANIYRAAFDAMALRALGKDFEKKDTIYPNIHDGVEGMYFIQQCVASSGQDGAWLPLKHDAARR; encoded by the coding sequence ATGGCTACCAACGGTGATCTGAATCGTAAATTGCGAATGGCTTTGGTCGGTGGTGGTTCCGGCTCGTTCATCGGCCGCGTGCATGCTACCGCCGCCGTCCTCGATAACCGCGCCGCACTGGTCGCCGGGGCACTCAGTTCGAATCCCGAGCGGGCCAAAGCTTCCGCCGCCGATTACGACATCCCCGAAGCCCGGGCCTACACCAGCTACCAGGAAATGCTGGAAAAGGAAAACGCCCTGCCCGAAAGCGAACGGATCGACTTCGTCTCGGTCGCTACCCCCAACCACATGCACTTCCCAGTCGCCAAAGCGGCCCTGGAAGCTGGCTTCAACGTCATGTGCGATAAGCCCATGACGCTGACGCTGGCCGAAGCCGAAGAGTTGTACGAAGTCGTGCAGAAGTCCGGCGCCGTCTTCGCCGTCACGCACAACTACACCGGCTATCCGCTCATTCGCCAGGCCCGCGAGATGATCCTCAACGGCGACCTGGGCGAGATCAACGCCATCCGCGTGCAGTACATCCAAGGTTGGCTGCGGACCAAGCTGGAAGACACCGACCAGAAGCAAGCCGCCTGGCGTAGCGACCCAGCCAAAAGTGGTGCCGCCGGTGCTTACGGCGACATCGGTACTCACGCCTACAACCTCGGCCGCTACATGACCGGCCTCTTGCCGGACAAGGTTAGCTCGCATCTGACCACCTTCGTCGAAGGACGCAAGCTGGACGACTACGGCACCACGGTCATTCGTTACGAAAATGGAGCCCTCTGCACGCTGACCGCCTCGCAGATCAGCCACGGCCGCGAAAACGACCTGGCGATCGAAATCGACGGCACCAAGGCCGCCATCCAGTGGCGTCAGGAAAACCCGAATGAAATGATCTTCCGCCAGAACGGCGAACCTCACAAGATCTACACCCGCAGCCCCGGTGCCCCGTTCATGACCCCGATGGGTGATGCCGCCTGCCGCATTCCGGCCGGTCATCCCGAAGGGTTCTTCGAAGCGTTTGCGAACATCTATCGCGCGGCGTTCGACGCGATGGCCCTGCGAGCGCTGGGCAAGGACTTCGAAAAGAAGGACACCATCTACCCGAACATTCACGACGGCGTCGAAGGGATGTACTTCATCCAACAGTGCGTTGCCAGCAGCGGGCAAGACGGCGCCTGGCTGCCGCTGAAGCACGACGCGGCTCGCCGATAA
- a CDS encoding MATE family efflux transporter, whose product MPISFHCETCRRSICVPDGSEGKKTRCPECYSIVQIPFHGNTTLLTVPKQPEFAPSEVDDDPLGISGKKESRWDPQEPTSSNPFADQPAPPPIERPSTPRPGHPRDTTKKQKTLKNLAAILLALGVPMLVFSLLAVSSRVLALIDNPTDDSQTLGALGGMATLLLVQVVTLIALNEARVMRNYATARTGMILAIIPLSYPAALMVVPLGLAIWGVALLYDPDVRAAFDSEQGNTPD is encoded by the coding sequence ATGCCGATCAGTTTTCACTGCGAAACCTGTCGGCGGTCTATCTGCGTTCCCGATGGTTCGGAAGGCAAAAAGACACGCTGTCCCGAATGCTATTCGATCGTCCAGATTCCCTTCCACGGGAATACGACCCTGCTGACGGTACCCAAGCAGCCGGAATTCGCTCCTTCGGAAGTCGACGACGACCCGCTGGGCATTTCCGGCAAGAAAGAGTCGCGCTGGGACCCCCAGGAACCAACCTCGTCCAATCCCTTTGCCGACCAGCCTGCTCCACCACCGATCGAAAGACCATCGACGCCAAGGCCGGGCCACCCGCGTGACACGACCAAAAAACAAAAGACTCTGAAGAACCTGGCGGCTATTTTATTGGCCCTGGGAGTGCCAATGTTGGTTTTCAGCCTGCTTGCCGTCAGCAGTCGCGTCCTGGCGCTGATCGACAACCCGACGGATGATTCGCAAACGCTCGGCGCCTTGGGGGGCATGGCCACGCTCTTATTGGTTCAAGTCGTGACCCTGATTGCATTGAACGAAGCGCGCGTGATGCGAAATTACGCCACCGCCCGCACGGGAATGATTTTGGCCATAATCCCACTTTCCTACCCGGCAGCTCTCATGGTCGTGCCGCTAGGGCTGGCGATCTGGGGGGTGGCACTTCTGTACGACCCCGATGTCCGCGCCGCCTTCGATAGCGAGCAAGGCAACACGCCTGACTGA